From the Pseudomonas sp. Teo4 genome, the window GGCCCGAAGCCTTGATGCCGCCGAACGGCGCCACTTCGTTGGAGATCAGGCCGGTGTTGATACCGACCATGCCGTATTCCAGCGCCTCGGCAACACGGAACACACGGCTCATGTCACGGGCATAGAAGTACGAGGCCAGGCCGAACTCGGTGTCGTTGGACATGGCGATGACTTCGGCTTCGTCTTTGAAGCGGAACAGTGGTGCCAGCGGGCCGAAGGTTTCTTCCTTGGCCACGGCAGCGGTGTTCGGCACGTCGACCAGAATGGTCGGCTCGAAGAAGTTGCCTTCGATCAGCTTGCCACCGGACAGTACCTTGGCGCCTTTGCCGACGGCGTCTTCGATGTGTTCCTGGACCTTGGCGACAGCCTTGCCGTCGATCAACGGGCCAGTGGTGGTGCCTTCTTCCAGGCCGTTACCGATCTTCAGCTTGGCGACAGCGGCGGCCAGCTTCTGGGCGAACGCGTCGTAGACGCCGTCCTGCACGTAGATACGGTTGGCGCAGACGCAGGTCTGGCCGTTGTTACGGTATTTGGAGATGATCGCGCCCTCGACCGCCTTGTCCAGGTCGGCGTCGTCGAACACGATGAACGGGGCGTTGCCACCCAGCTCCAGGGAAACTTTCTTGATGTCCTTGGCGCATTCTTCCATCAGCTGGCGACCGATTTCGGTCGAGCCGGTGAAGGACAGTTTGCGAACCAGGGAGTTGCCAGTCAGTTCGCCGCCGACTTCGCCAGCGCTGCCGGTGACAACGCTCAGCACGCCAGCCGGGATGCCGGCACGGTTGGCCAGTTCGACCAGGGCCAGGGCGGAGTACGGGGTTTGCGAAGCAGGCTTGAGCACCATGGTGCAGCCAGCAGCCAGGGCCGGGCCGGCTTTACGGGTGATCATCGCGGCCGGGAAGTTCCACGGGGTGATGGCCGCGGTAACGCCGATTGGCTGCTTGATGACGATCAGGCGCTTGTCTGGCTGGTGGCCAGGGATGGTGTCACCGTAGACGCGCTTGGCTTCTTCGGCGAACCACTCGATGAACGAAGCGGCGTAGGCGATTTCGCCCTTGGCTTCGGCCAGCGGTTTGCCTTGCTCGGTGGTCATCAGGCGAGCCAGGTCGTCCTGGTTCTCGATCATCAGTTCGAACCAGCGGCGCAGTTTGGCCGAACGCTCTTTGGCGGTCAGGGCACGCCAGGCCGGCAGGGCCTTGTCGGCGGCTTCGATGGCGCGGCGGGTTTCCGCGGTGCCCATCTTCGGCACGGTACCGATGACTTCACCGGTGGCCGGGTTGGTCACCTTGATGGTCTGGCCGCTGTCCGCATCCAGCCATTCACCGTTGATGAAGGCCTGCTGGCGGAACAACTGAGCGTCTTTGAGCTGCATGTCGGCTTCCCGAATTGTTGATTGTTGAAAAGCGCGCCCGTGGCACGGAGCGTTTGAAATCTCAAACGAATGCTAAGCGGGTGCTGGGGTGTTGGACAATAGGCTGTTCGAAAAAAAGAACGAATGGTTGAACACCCTGTCCGAAATATCACTGCTCCATTCGCGGGTAAACCCGTTCCCACAGGTACTCCACTGAGCCTCTGGGCAGTGAAGATCCTGTGGGAGCGGGTTTACCCGCGAATGGGCCCGGACAGGTTAGATGATATTGCAGACTGGATGATGAAGGGAGGACCGACGGCCCTCCCGGCAGGATCAGAACGCTTTGGCCAGGTCGATCACCAGTGCCCGGTAGCCGACGCTACCCGGCTGATGACTGTGTACCTTCAGCTCCACCAGCACCTCCTGGCTACCGCGACGCACTTCGTTGAGCACGGTGGTGGTCAGTTTCTCGGGGGTGAGGAAATTCACCGACGCGGAATAAATGAACTGAGTATCGGTCTCCGGTCGGTACGCCACCACCGAAGTCACCGGGCTGTACCACTCGTCCCCGCGCTCCTTGCCGTACTCCCAGACCTGCTCGACCGTCCCCTTGGCTTCGTCGATCTTGTACTCCACGGCCCGGCTGTAGTTTCCGGCCAGTTTGGTCGGTGCGAAGTCACGCCCCCAGCCGTTGTCGAACACAGTCAGCGTGCCCTGACCGGTCAACCAGGCGGTGTGCTGGGTCCAGGACCAGTCGAAGCCCTCGCTGGCAACTGGCGTCAGGACCTTGTCCTTGAGCCGCTCCGGCCAACCCTGGGGCGAAGCGAGAATCCACTTCACCGATTTGTCACGACCTATCTTCACCACGCCCTGATGCCTTGCTGAAACGATAATGCTGTCATCATCCGCGTCGTAATCGATGGCATTCACATGCGCCCAGTTACGCCCCGTCCCAACCCCCGGCGTATCACCGAACGGCAAGTCACCCTCGGCCAGTTCGTTGGCCAGCAGGTTGTCCTGTTTCTGTACGCCCTCAGGCAATTGAATCGCGGCTTTGCCCAGGGTTTCCAGCAGGTCGCCGCGATAGGGGTCGAGAATCTGGTTCAGGTCCCAGAAGTCCAGTACATCGCCAGCTTCGTTGACCTCGATGATGTGGTCGCGAATCGAGCGCACACGCTTGCCATCCGGGCGCCGATAGTCGCTGGTGCCGACCCGCAGCAGATAAGTGCCGTTGATGGTCTCGCGAATTTCGTGGGAGAAGTCGGCGAACTTGTCCGGCAGGCTGCGCTGCCAGATGCGCCGTCCAAGCAGGTCGTACTTGGAGTAGGTCTGGCCCTGGCCCCAGATCAGCTTGCCGTCGCGGGTCTGCTGGAAGCCCATTGTCCCGCCCAGCCCATCACGGCGATTGGAGTCGTGGATCTGCTCGATATCCAAGTACCAGCGCACATCGCCATTGCTGTCGGCAATCCAGTTGTTACCCACCTGGTCCCACTCGGCGGCGCCACCCAGACCATTCCATTTGAAGGCACGGCCACCGGGGATGTCGCCCAGCAAGTGGTTGAACAGGTACAGACGTTTTTCGAAGCCCGCCGCCACCTTGATCGGCTCGACCTCGGGCAGTGCGGCCGTCTGTTTCGCCACCACCGGCAGGCGCACCGCCGGGGCATAGATTTCATAGCGCTCACGCACCCGCTCACCGTCGAGCTTGTAGGTCACTTCTACCTGGTTGACGTGGTCCGGGTAGAGGCCGAACACGGGAATCCCGCCATAGGTCCACAGTGACTGGTCGGACACCTCGTAGGCAATCTCCACCCCCCGCTCGCCACGGGCCAGCACTCGCACATGGGCGGCGCTCAGGGTGCGCCCGCCGTCACGGATGATCGCGGTCAGCGGGGCCAGTCGGTAAGGGTTGACGACGATGTCACCGAGCAACGCTTCATTGTGCTCGGGCACCTTGGCGGTCAGGCAGGCGCCTTCAGGCAGTGCGGGGGTTTCGGTCTTGGCATTCATGGCAAAGCTCCTTGTGCTCAGAAGTCATAACGGGCGGTGGCGCCGAACGTGCGCGGGGTACCGAGTACGCCGGCATAACCACCGTTGGCGGAGTTCCACAGGCTGGTGAAGTAGGTCTTGTCGCCGGCGTTCTTCACCCACAGCGACAAGTCGATCACGCCGTCGCCCTGGTCCAGGCGAACCCCGGTAGAGAGGTTGATGAGTGCGTAGCTGGGGATCTGGCCGAAATCGGAATCGTCGATGGTGCCCACCGCTTTCGAACGGAAGGCGTAGCTGCCGGTGACATACGGCTCGATACGCTCGGCCAGTTGCCATTTGTATTGGGCGTTGAGGTTGGCGATGTACTTGGAGGCGCCCACCACCTGGTGGCCGGACAGGTCGCAAGTGGCGGTGGCATTGGCCAGGCTCACTTCCGGCGGGCATGGGGCATCGTCGTATTCGGTGTAACGCACATCGTTCCACGACCCATTGAAGTTCACCGTCAAGCCGCGCACCGGCAGCGCCGTGGCTTCGAACTCAAGGCCGCGTGAGCGCACACGGCCGGCGTTGGCCAGGTATTGCACACGATTCGCCTCGTCATAGACGTTGGCCTGGTAGCCATGCACCTCAGCCCAGAACAGGTTGGCGTTGAGTTGCAGGCGGTCATCGAACAGCGTGCTCTTGACCCCGACCTCTGCGTTGTTGACCCGCTCGGTGCCGACCAGCAGCGAGTCCGTGCCCAGGCGTGGCGCGGCACCGACGGTCAGGTTGATGCCACCAGACTTTTCGCCGTGGGTCAGGGTGGCGTAGCCGAGCAGCTGGTCGTTGAAGCGGTAGCTCAGGCCAAGCAGGCCGGAAGGGCTGAAGGTGTACTGGTTGAGGTCACCCGAGTCGAAGGCCCCTACCCGGCCCTGACGCGCGGCGGCGGCCGCACCGGTCACGGCCGCGCCACCGACTGGCGCATCACGGGTGACCGAAGCGCTCTTCTCTTCATAGGTGCCACGGATACCGGCGGTGAAATCCAGCCGGTCGGTGACATGCCAGGTACCTTGGGCAAACAGCGCGTAGCTGTCAGTGTCGATGTGCCCGTCGCCAATCGTGGTGACATTGTTCAGGGCACCGGTCGGCGTCAGGTTCCAGATGTCCGCCTTGGGCCCGTAATAGGTGAACGAGGTGTTATCCAGGTCCTGCTTGAAGTAATACGCGCCGAGCACGTAGTCGAAGGCGCCACCGGTGGGCGATGCCAGGCGGATTTCCTGGGAGTACTGCTTGTCACGCACCGACACCCCGGCGTTGTAGAACACCGGCACGTTCAGGCCATCGTCGTTGCGCGGGGTGAAATCCCACCAGCGGTAGGCGGTGATCGAGGTCAGGGTGAAGTCATTGGGCAGGGTCCAGTTGGCCTCCACCGAGGTGCCGCCCTGGAATACCGTCACCTGCTGGTCAGAGTCGAAATTGACCTTGCGGTCCTTGCCCGACACCAGTGTGGCGCCAGCTTGCGCTGCCAGGCTTTCATAACGGTTGACGCCGTTGATGGTCGGGCCGGTGCTGTACAGGCTGAGAATGCCGTTGTTGGAGTCTTCCTCGTTGTACTCGCCAATCCAGCGCAGGTTGAAGGTGTCGCTCGGCTCGAACAGCAATTGGGTACGAAAGCCCTGACGCTTGCCGCCGTTGAGGTCATCGCCGTTGTAGACGTTCTTCACATAGCCATCATCCTCGGTGCGATAAGCGCTGATGCGTCCGGCCAAGGTTTCGCTGATCGGCCCGGAAAAACTGCCTTGGGTCTGCAGGTAGCCATCTTCACCAATGGACTGCTGGATGCTGCCCTCGCGGTGGAACGTCGGCTTGCGCGTGGTGATGTTCAGCACCCCGGCAGTGGTGTTCTTGCCAAACAGCGTGCCCTGAGGCCCGCGCAGCACTTCGAGCTGCTCCACGTCGAGCAGGTCGAACACGGCCATGCCGGGGCGCCCGAGGTAGACGTTGTCCAGATAGATGCCGACGCTACCCTCCAGGCCATCACTGGCGGGGTTGTTGCCCAGTCCTCGGATCGAGATGCTCGACTGACGGGCATGCACATAGGCAACGTTGGTGCTGGGCACCAGCTGTTGCAGATCTTGCACACGGTAGATGCGCTGGGTTTCCAGGGTCTCGCTATTGAGCACGCTGATGGGCGTGGGCACGCTCTGCGCGGTTTCTTCACGGCGACGGGCATTGACCGTCACCGTACCGAGTTTGGCGTCCTGCTCAGCCACTGGAGTGGTGCTGGCAGCTTCTTCGGCAAAGCTGCCATTGGCGGCAGCCAGCAACACGCCAGCGGCCAGGGGTTGCAAGGTGTACCGCGACGCACGCGCGGGCCAACGGGAAAGTCGGGACATGCAAATGCTCCTTGAGGCATGGGCCCTGGCGAGCATTTCCGTTGGCGGAATCGAATCGCAGTCAGATGGGCTTATATTCTTTTAAGAGATATAAATATTTGTTTTTCATATTTTGTGGAATAAGTGACTCCCTTTATAAGGTGGCTAACCCTCATCAGCAATTGCATTCGACCGAAAGTTTTCATGTAGAAAATGCATATAGACCTCCGCCAGCTCCGCCACTTCATTGCCCTTGTCGAGCACCGCAGCTTCGTTGCCGCGGCAGCGGCGGTGAACCTCTCGCAATCGGCGTTCAGCCGCAGCATCCAGACGTTGGAGCACAACATCGGCTGCCGCCTGGTCGACCGCGCCAGCAAAGAGCTGGCACCGACCCGCCAAGGCCTGCTGGTGCTGGAGCACTCGCGTCGGCTGGTGCATGGCGCGCACAACCTGGTCAATGAAATCCACCAGTTCAACGGGGCAACCACCGGCGTGGTGCGCTTCGGGTCAGGCCCTGCCCCGGCTGGCGGCCTGGTGCCTCGGGCGGTGGCGCGTTTCGTGGCCGAATACCCGGCGGCGCGTACCTGCTTTCAGGTGGACAACTGGCAGGCGTTGAACCGCAAGTTGATTGCCGAGGAGATCGAATTCTTCGTGGCCGATACCCGGCAGTTTGAATCCGACCCGGACTACCGGGTGCACAAGCTGGCACCGCAGCGCTGGCACTTCTGCTGCCGTGCAGGTCACCCGCTGACCGAGCGCGCCGAAGTACGTGCCCGCGATGTATTCGATTACCCCTTGGCGACCACCTTCCGGCCGCCGAACATCCGCAAGATTCTCAGCGACCTCAGCGGCCGCCAGGACTTCCTGCCCACGGTGGAATGCGAGCACGGCTATGCGCTGCTGAACGTGGTGATGCACTCGGACACCATCGGCATTGCCTGCAATGCCAACTTGCGGCCGTATCAGGCGGAGGGAGGGTTGGTGGCGCTGGAGTTGGTGGATTTGCTACCGGAGCAGGAAGAGGCGTTCTACACCCGCTATGGGGTAGTGAGCCGTGTGGGATATGGCTTGTCGCCGCTGGCGCAGGGGTTGGTGAGGCAATTGATTGCCTGCGATACCGAACTCTAGAAGGTCACCCTCATTCTGTGGGAGCGGGTTTACCCGCGAATACGATGGTGAATTAGCTGCCGTATTCGCGGGTAAACCCGCTCCCACAGGGTTGTGCATCAGCCTTTACGCGTTGTCCGGCTCAACTGTCCATCAACACCGACCGGCACCTCTCCCGCCAACGTCACCCGCCGTACCAAGCGCGGCTGAGTGCCATAGTCATCCACCGCATAATGCTGGGTGGCGCGGTTATCCCAAATCGCCACGTCACCGGCCTGCCAGCGCCAGCGCACGGTGTTCTCCAACCGGGTCACATGCCCCTGCAGCACCGCGAACAGGTGCTGGGAGTCGGCCAGCGAGTAACCTTTGATGCGTTTGACGAAGTGCCCCAGTTGCAACGCCCGCTCGCCGCTGATCGGGTGCACCCGCACCACCGGGTGCTCGGTTTCATACACAGTCGAGGTGAACACTTTGCGATAACGCTCAAGCTTGGCCGGGTCGACATCCGGCTTGATGCTGGCGTAGTCGTATTCGTTGCTGTGCACCGCCCAGAGTTTGTCGGCCAGCTCGCGCAGCGGCTCAGGCAGCTCGCGGTAGGCAGCGGCCGTGTTGGCCCACACCGTATCGCCACCGGAGGCCGGCGCCACCACGCTGCGCAGGATCGAGGCCTTGGGGTAGGCATCGACGAAGGTCACGTCGGTGTGCCAGGAGTTGGCCCGCTGGCCTTCGGCACCGTCCAGCTGCAACAGGTAGCTGGTGCCGTCGACCACAGGCACAGTCGGGTGCGCGACCGGTTCGCCCAGCAGCTTGGCGAACCCTTCCTGGCTCTGGTCGTCGAGGTGGGTTTGCTCACGGAAGAAGATCACCTTGTGCTCGACCAGCGCCGCCTGGATTGCCTCGATGGTGGCGGCGTCCAGGTCGGCGGCGAGTTTCACGCCGCGGATTTCGGCGCCGATACGGCCGGCGATCGGGTGAATGTCGAGGGTTACGGTGTGCGGCGCTTTGGCCAGTGCGGCATTGCTCATTGCTGTGGTCCTCACGGTCGAATGAAGGGCTTGCTGGTCGGTATTCAGCGGGCGGCCTGGGTGGCCTGTGGTTGTTGCAGGGCGGCATCGAGGAAGCGTGGCTCGACCCACTCGGAAACCTGGAAGCCCCGGCGGATCAGGCGCTCCTTGGCGGCCAGGTCAACGCCTTGCTGCAGCAGGCTGATGAATTCGGGGTCCAGGCGTGGGTCGAAGTAGTGCGCCAGGTTCTCCTCGGCAAGATCGCCCTCGATAATCACCTTTGGATAGTTGGCGGTGGTCGCCACCAGGTTCACGTAGGCCTCGCGGTTGTTCTCGTCACGCAGCCATTCGGTGGCCTGTTGCTGGGCCTTGACCAGGCGTGCGGTGAGGTCGGGGTGCTGTCGGATGAATTCGCCGGTGCCCAGCAATACCGCCTGGGTGCTGCCGGCCCCTTTGAGGTCGCGGGAGTTGACCGGCAACTCGACCAAACCGCGATCGCGCAGCGCCAGCAGGCTGGACAGGCCCCAGGTGGCGTCGATCTGCTTGGCGGCGATGGCAGCGTTGGCGGCGTTGAAATCCAGGTTGATCACTTTCAGGTCGCGCTCGCTCAGGCCCTGGCTGGCCAACGCGCTGGCGAACGACAGCTGGTTGGCGGTGCCACGGAACACCGCCACGCGCTTGCCCTTGAGGTCTTGCAGGGTCTTGATGCCCGAGCCGGGCACCACGCCCAGGTAGCTCTTCACCCCACGCACCCCGGCAGACAGCACCCGGGTGTCGAGACCATTGGCCTTGCCGATGATCGCGGCCAAGTCGCCAAGGTAGGCGAAGTCCGCCTGGCCGTTGGCCAAGGCTTCATTGATCACCGGTCCTGCGCCCTTGAAGAAGCGCCAGTCGATGCGGATGCCATCCTTGGCGAACTCTTTCTCCAGCAGTTGTTGGTCGCGCAACACATCCACAACGCCACCGGCACTGGGTTTGCTACCGGCACTGAGGTCGGGCACGGCGATGCGGATGGACTCGGGTCTGGCGGCTTCGGACGCCTGGGCAGTGAGTGCGAAAGCGCACAGCAGGCCGACCAGCAGGGTCGGGGCAAAGCGGTTGAGCAGGTGGCGGGTCGGGGATTTCATGGCAAGGCTCCTTGGCAGGCTGCCACCGGCGATGGCCGGCGCTTTGGCCAGAAGCTAGGCAGGTCTGGTTAGAACCTACAAAGATCAAAACTTCATTTTTTAGTAACTGAAAGACATAAATCAGCAGGCATGCGGTTCTGCGGGCAGCTTGCGGGAAACGCATGGAAAATATGAGGAAAACGCAATGACATGGGGCTTCCGCATGCAAAGGACGCATGCTCTTATCTCTTGAAAGCCACTCATGTGAATTTTTAATTCCATAAGTGAATAACCTAACAACGCTTCGAGAGATGGCTGATGAATGGAGTTCTGAGCAAGCGTTCGTGGTGGCAACCGGGCCCGCTACGCGGCCATTTCGCGAGACAAGGCCGCTCCCACAGCCTGCCGTGGGTTGTGCCTGCGGTGGTGGGCGGGCTGTGGCTGATTGCCAGCCAGCAGCATTGGATGAGCGAGCAAATCCTGCCCGCGCCCTCTCTGGTCTGGCAGACCGCGCTGGAGTTCGGTTCCGGTGAGCTCTGGGGTCACCTGTGGATAAGTCTTCAGCGGTTGTTCTGGGGGCTGTTTGCCGGAGTCGCCAGTGGCTTGCTGTTGGGCACCTGGCTGGGGGCTTCGCGCCGTGCGCAGACGCTGGTGCTGCCCACCTTCGTGGCCCTGGCGCAGATCCCGACCCTGGCCTGGATCCCCTTGTTCATGCTGTTTTTCGGTATTGGCGAACTGCTCAAGCTGGTGGTGCTGATCAAGGCCGTCGTCGTGCCGGTGACCCTGCACACACTGGTGGGCGTGCGCGATGCACAGCCCAAGCTGCGCGAAGCCGCCGCCGTGCTGCGCCTGCCCCGTCATCTGCTGTTCCTGCGTTTGCTGCTGCCAGCAGCCCTGCCCGCTTTTCTCACAGGTGTGCGTCTGGCCCTGGCCACCGGCTGGACGTCCTTGCTCGCCGTCGAGTTGCTGGCCTCCAGCGAAGGCATCGGCTACCTGATGGTCTGGGGCCGACAGCTGTTCATGCTCGATCTGGTGTTCGTCTGCATTCTGGTCATCGGCCTGGTCGGTGCTGTGTTGGAGCGGGGCTTCTCCGGCCTGGAGAAACGCCTGCTGTACTGGCCGCAACCGGCAACCGGCGAACAGCAGCGCGGCCCCTTGCACCATGGCTGGCAGAGCCTGCTGCTACCGCTGACACTACTTGCCCTATGGCAGGCCAGCAGCAGTTTCGGCTGGGTCGATGCGAATATCCTGACCTCGCCGCTGGAAGTTGTGTGCACCTTGATCAGCGGACTGCTGGACGGCTCGTTGCCCCAGGCCCTGGTCACAAGCCTGGAACGCACCTTGGGCGGTCTGCTGCTGGGAGGCGGAGCCGGTTTGCTGATCGGCCTGCTGCTGGGCTTGTCGCAAATAGCCGAACGCGCGTTCGGGCCGAGCCTGTCAGCCTTGCGCCAGGTCGCACTGTTCGCCTGGGTGCCGCTGCTCACCGCCTGGTTCGGACTAGGTGAAGGGGCCAAGCAGGTGTTCGTCGCCCTCGCGGCATTCTTCCCGATGCTCATTGCCACCCAGCGCGGCATCGCCGGCCTGTCGCCGCAGTTGGCCGAAGCCGCACGCACGCTGCGCTTGAGCCTACCCCAACGGCTCCACCGGCTGGTGCTGCCCGGCGCCGCTCCCGCGATTTTCGCCGGCCTGCGCCTGGCACTGATCTACGCCTGGCTGGGTACCATCGGCGCCGAATACTTCATGCCCTCGGACGGTGGAATCGCCAGCCTGATGATCGGCGCACAGCAACTGTTTCGCATGGATCAGGTGATGGCCGCCATGGTCCTCATCGGCCTGGTCGGCGCCCTGCTCGGCACCCTGGGACAACGCATTGAATCGCGCGCCACGCGCTGGAGAACCGCATGAACGCCTTCAATACCTCGGCCCTGCTTGCGGCCAATCAACCCGACGCCACGCCACCGCTGGTCAGCTTCGAAGGCGTCGGTAAAACCTTCACCGTCGATGGCCAGGCATTCGAGGCCATTCGCAACTTCAACCTGTCGATCAACCAGGGCGAGTTCATCGCCATCGTCGGTGCCTCCGGTTGTGGCAAGTCGACACTGCTGCGCCTGCTGGTGGGGCTGGATACTGACTATAGCGGCAGCATCCGCGTCGACGGCCAGCCGGTCAGTGGCATTGGTGGCGAGCGCGGGATCGTGTTTCAGGAGCACCGGCTATTCCCCTGGCTGACGGTAGAACAGAACATCAGCCTGGGCCTGGTCAACGAGAAGCTCACCCAGGGCGAGCGTGCCCGACGCATTCACGAGTTCGTGCAACTGGTGGGCCTGGTCGGCTTCGAGTCGGCCTACCCGCACCAGCTTTCCGGCGGCATGGCCCAGCGCGTGGCGATCGCACGAGGGTTGGTGGCGAGCCCACGCATCCTGTTGCTGGACGAGCCCTTCGGCGCGCTCGATGCACTGACCCGCCAGCAACTGCAGGATGAACTGCTGGCCATTCGCGAACGAGCAGGTATCACCACATTGCTGGTGACCCACGATGCCGAAGAAGCCACTTACCTGGCCGACCGGGTGGTGGTGCTGGGGCCACGTCCGGGGCGGATCAAGGCGGTGGTGGAGGTGGATGTGCCACACCCGCGCCTGCGCAGCGGGGTGGCGCTGCATGGGCTGCGTGAAAAGGTGCTGCATCAGATCACCGGGGATGGCGATTATCTGAAGCCTGCCGTGGCGCGGGTGCAGGGGCTGCGGCCGGAGCTGATTGCGCTCTGAGCGGGTGACAATGCCGGCCTCATCGCCGGCAAGCCGGCTCTCACAGGTACTGCAGTGATCTAAAGATTGTCTCGTCCATGCAGGAGCTGGCTTGCCAGCGATGAGGCCATCAAAGGCATTACAAGATCCTACAGGGTGCGCAGGTAGTTCCAGGGATAGATGCCGCGCTCATGACCGTCGCTGAACACCAGTTGCACGCCATACCCCTGCGGTTCGATGCGTTCCACACGTACATCCTCGCGCACCAACTGGATGCCGCCGCGCAGTTTTGCCGCGCGGCATTGCGAGCACGGGCAGGCTCCGCGCAACCGTATATGGCTGACGACCTGCTCCGCGTCGTCCCATTGCACGATCAACTGCCCCGGACCGCGCTTATTGCGAATCTCACCAGGGGCATTCATCACACGGTTCCTCGCAACTGGGTCAAAGCAATGCGCACCGCCTTGCGCACCTCCGGGTCGCTGTCCGCTTCGGCCGCCTGCAGCACCGGCATCGCTCGGGCCTGCCCCAACTCGCCGAGCGCCAGCGCCGCCTCTTTGCGCAGGTTGGCGATACCATGCCCGAGCAGTTCGCCCAAGGCGTCCAGTGCCTCGACATGGCGAAGCCGCCCCAAGGCGCGGGCGGCGCGCAGGCGGACCTGCCAGTAGTCGTCAGCCAGCGCTTGCACCAGCGCGGGACCGGCTTGTACATGGCCAACCTTGCCCAACGTGGTGGCAGCTTCTTCGCGCACTTGCCAGGCGGTGTCGGCCAATGCCGCGACCAAAGCTGGCAGCACACTGACATCGCGCGCCAGGCCCAAGGCACCGATGGCCGCGCGGCGCACCTCGGTGTCTGGCTCGGTGGCAGCCAGCGCTGCCAGTGCTGGCACTGCAGGTTGGTGCTTGAGCCAACCCAGAATACCCACCGCTTCGCGCCGAACCCCCGCATCCTGATCGCTCAGCGCAAGCAGTGCGGGCCCTGCGGCATCTTCCAGGCGCAGCTCGCGCAGGGCTCTCAGGGCGCTGGCGCGCACAAACACATCGGCATGGGTGGCCCACGGCAAAATCAGTTGGCCTGCTTCAAGGCTCTTGAGCTCGCTCAGGCTCTGCGCAGCAGCCAGGCGTACCGGCTCGGCGGTATCAGCCAATGCGGCACACAAGGCCTGCACCACTTCAGGCTCTTCCCAGGCTTCGAGTAAACGTGCCGCCTCGGCACGGACTTCATCCGCCGCATCGACCAGCAGTGCATCGGTCAACCACGGCAGGGCGTCCAGGTCCTCAAGGTCGGCCAGCTCGATCAGTGCGATACGCCGCACGCCAGCGTCTGCATCCTCAAGGCGGGGCAGCAAGTCGATGATGTCGGGATTGTCTGTGTTTCGTTCAGTCATAGCGCGATCCGTAGCGGAGGGTGGTCAGTGTCAGGCAGGCCAAGGGGGGTGAGACGCGGCAGTTCGCGTCCCTCTTCGTGGCGCAACAAGGCCAGACAATGACGCTTGAGGTGGGTGAACGCCGGGCTGGTCAGCAGACTCGCGCGGCGCGGGCGTGGGAAGGTCAGGCGCAGGTCTTCGATGAAGCGACCGGGGCGCGGGCTCATCACCAGAATGCGATCGGCGAGGAACAGGGCTTCGTCGATATCGTGGGTGACGAAAACCACGGTGGTGCGAATGCGCGTCCAGATATCCAGCAGCAACTCCTGCATGCGAGCACGGGTCTGGGCGTCGAGGGCGCCAAACGGTTCGTCCATCAGCAGCAGGCGTGGCCGGTTGATCAGCACCCTGGCGATCTCGGCACGTTGCTGCATGCCACCGGAGAGCTGGTTGGGCCAGCGTTCGGCGAAGTCGGCAAGGCCGACCAGCTGGAGCATTTCACTGGCCCGCTGCTGGCGCTCGGCCTTGCTCTGGCCCTGCATCTTCAAGCCGAAGGCAACGTTATCCAGCACATTGCGCCACGGCAGCAACGTGTGGTGCTGGAATACCATGCCACGTTCGGGGGACGGGCCGCCAACCGCCAGGCCGTCTACACGCAGGTCGCCGCCATTGGGCAACAGATGCCCGGCCAGAGCGCCCAGCAAGGTGGATTTGCCACAACCGGACGGCCCGAGGATACAGACGAACTCACCCGGGGCCACCGAGAAGTCCAGCGACTGGACGGCTTCGAACGCTTCTGCGCCATGCCCAAGGCGGATCGATACGCCACGCGCCTCGATGCGCCCAGGTTCGGGGGCCTGCTGATAACTGCTCATCATGCCCCCCTCCGCGC encodes:
- the gabD gene encoding NADP-dependent succinate-semialdehyde dehydrogenase produces the protein MQLKDAQLFRQQAFINGEWLDADSGQTIKVTNPATGEVIGTVPKMGTAETRRAIEAADKALPAWRALTAKERSAKLRRWFELMIENQDDLARLMTTEQGKPLAEAKGEIAYAASFIEWFAEEAKRVYGDTIPGHQPDKRLIVIKQPIGVTAAITPWNFPAAMITRKAGPALAAGCTMVLKPASQTPYSALALVELANRAGIPAGVLSVVTGSAGEVGGELTGNSLVRKLSFTGSTEIGRQLMEECAKDIKKVSLELGGNAPFIVFDDADLDKAVEGAIISKYRNNGQTCVCANRIYVQDGVYDAFAQKLAAAVAKLKIGNGLEEGTTTGPLIDGKAVAKVQEHIEDAVGKGAKVLSGGKLIEGNFFEPTILVDVPNTAAVAKEETFGPLAPLFRFKDEAEVIAMSNDTEFGLASYFYARDMSRVFRVAEALEYGMVGINTGLISNEVAPFGGIKASGLGREGSKYGIEDYLEIKYLCISV
- a CDS encoding aryl-sulfate sulfotransferase, translating into MNAKTETPALPEGACLTAKVPEHNEALLGDIVVNPYRLAPLTAIIRDGGRTLSAAHVRVLARGERGVEIAYEVSDQSLWTYGGIPVFGLYPDHVNQVEVTYKLDGERVRERYEIYAPAVRLPVVAKQTAALPEVEPIKVAAGFEKRLYLFNHLLGDIPGGRAFKWNGLGGAAEWDQVGNNWIADSNGDVRWYLDIEQIHDSNRRDGLGGTMGFQQTRDGKLIWGQGQTYSKYDLLGRRIWQRSLPDKFADFSHEIRETINGTYLLRVGTSDYRRPDGKRVRSIRDHIIEVNEAGDVLDFWDLNQILDPYRGDLLETLGKAAIQLPEGVQKQDNLLANELAEGDLPFGDTPGVGTGRNWAHVNAIDYDADDDSIIVSARHQGVVKIGRDKSVKWILASPQGWPERLKDKVLTPVASEGFDWSWTQHTAWLTGQGTLTVFDNGWGRDFAPTKLAGNYSRAVEYKIDEAKGTVEQVWEYGKERGDEWYSPVTSVVAYRPETDTQFIYSASVNFLTPEKLTTTVLNEVRRGSQEVLVELKVHSHQPGSVGYRALVIDLAKAF
- a CDS encoding TonB-dependent receptor, which codes for MSRLSRWPARASRYTLQPLAAGVLLAAANGSFAEEAASTTPVAEQDAKLGTVTVNARRREETAQSVPTPISVLNSETLETQRIYRVQDLQQLVPSTNVAYVHARQSSISIRGLGNNPASDGLEGSVGIYLDNVYLGRPGMAVFDLLDVEQLEVLRGPQGTLFGKNTTAGVLNITTRKPTFHREGSIQQSIGEDGYLQTQGSFSGPISETLAGRISAYRTEDDGYVKNVYNGDDLNGGKRQGFRTQLLFEPSDTFNLRWIGEYNEEDSNNGILSLYSTGPTINGVNRYESLAAQAGATLVSGKDRKVNFDSDQQVTVFQGGTSVEANWTLPNDFTLTSITAYRWWDFTPRNDDGLNVPVFYNAGVSVRDKQYSQEIRLASPTGGAFDYVLGAYYFKQDLDNTSFTYYGPKADIWNLTPTGALNNVTTIGDGHIDTDSYALFAQGTWHVTDRLDFTAGIRGTYEEKSASVTRDAPVGGAAVTGAAAAARQGRVGAFDSGDLNQYTFSPSGLLGLSYRFNDQLLGYATLTHGEKSGGINLTVGAAPRLGTDSLLVGTERVNNAEVGVKSTLFDDRLQLNANLFWAEVHGYQANVYDEANRVQYLANAGRVRSRGLEFEATALPVRGLTVNFNGSWNDVRYTEYDDAPCPPEVSLANATATCDLSGHQVVGASKYIANLNAQYKWQLAERIEPYVTGSYAFRSKAVGTIDDSDFGQIPSYALINLSTGVRLDQGDGVIDLSLWVKNAGDKTYFTSLWNSANGGYAGVLGTPRTFGATARYDF